DNA from Halomonas sp. GFAJ-1:
TTTGAGGCGTTGATGCGCGAGCGCCATGTGACGCGGGCGGCAGAAAAGCTGCATCTAAGTCAGCCAGCGCTTAGTCACGCCTTAAAGCGGCTGCGGGAAGCGCTAGACGACCCGCTGTTAGTGCGAACGGGCAATGGCTTGCAGCCAACCCCAAGGGCGCTGGCGCTGCTGCCGGTGGTGCAGCAAGCATTGGCACTGCTGCAAGCAGGCTTGGCCCCGCCAGAATCGTTCACCCCGGCGAGCAGCACGCGTCGCTTTACCCTGGCCACCACCGATTACTTTGAAGAGGTGATGTATCCGGCTTTTCTTAGTCAACTGCTGACTTACGCGCCGGAGATCAGCTTTTCGATAGAGCTAATTACGCCTGACGTGCTTAGCGATGCGTTAGAGCAGCGCCAGGTAGATATGGTGGTGGGGTTAGATAGCCAGAGCGCATTGCCCACAGGTGTCATCCAAACACCGTGGATGGATGAAGCGTTGGTCTGCTTAGCTGCAGCGGATAATGACGGCGTGGGAGAGGCGCTGACCATCGAGCAGTTTGCCCGTCAGCCCCATGTTGAGTTGGCCGATATCAGCGGTTTATTGCCCAGTAGTATCGAAAACTGCTTAGCGCAGCATAAGCTAAGCCGCCGCGTTATTTCTAAAAATCTAAATTACATCGCGGCGGCTAGAGTTGTGTCATTAACCGATGCCATTATGACCCTGCCGAGGCAAATGGCTGAGCGGTTCATCACGATGCTGCCAGTGCGCATCGTTGTGCCACCCCAAGAGCTCCCTGCACTTAACATGACGCTGATCCAGCACGGGCTGTATGCCAATGATCCTGCGATAGCTTGGCTAACGAATGAGCTTACCGCGTTTGCTAAGCGCTTTGGCCGATAAGGTGTGAGCAATTATATATCGGCCTCTTCTTCATCAAACAGCTGACGCCATGAGCGACGGCCTATGTGTTCATCGCTAAAGCCAATAGCTATTGACCCATCCCCATTAGGTGAAGCGTTGGGGTCATCGGGGTTGCCGATAAACAAGCGCTCTACTTGCCCATCGTTAACGCCTACTAAGCGCTCACCTGTGCCAGCTTGAAGACCCGTGATAGCATCGCCGTTGATAGTGGCATCAATGTCCGGCTTTCCGTCGCCACTGAGGTCAAAGGTAGTGGAACCGCCGCTGCCACCTGTGTCAGCCAGCAGCGACATGAAGAAACCGCTACGCCCGCCGCCGCAGGGGTCGGACTCATCGGGGAGTAGTGTAGAGAAGCGGACGCGGCGTGGCAGGCTGCTGGATATCGATGGCGCGGCAATCACGCGTTCGCCCGGGGGCAGCTCTATGCGCCACCCACGCTGGTTGCTGGAAGGTGCAAGATTGGTGCTCGCTCTCAGGTTGAAGCCATCCCGAGACGCATTGCCGGTAATGTGCTGGGTCACCAGATCTGACGTGCCGTAGGTCGCGGTGCGCCCTACACGATCCTGAATACCCAAGAATTGCTGAGGTGCGCTATCACCGACATCACTGTTACGGAAATAGCTGCCGGTGCCAAATAGCACCATCAGCGTGTCAGTAGAGCCACTGCTCATTGTCACCGCCGGGGCGGAAGTGATTGGCTGGTCGGCGCTACCCTGGTAGAGACGATTGACGCTGCCGCCTTCCGTGAGCGGAAAGCGCCACATATTGCCTGCCAGGTCGCCTGCGTAAGCAAAGCGGGCACCGTTTGCGCTGTTATCGTTGCGCCATGGCCAGGCCGTGACGGTGGGCGTTGCCAAACCGTTGGGGGCCGCTTCGCTACCGGTGTTGGTTTTGAGGTGTAAAAAGGTCGGGCCTCGCGCGTTGGCGGCTTTTTTTATGTCGACAACAAATAGCGATGCCTGATAGCTGGTGCTGTTGTAACCATTCCCAAAAATGGCAACCCACCTGCCATCGGTAAGTTGGGTAATCGTGGGTTGACTAACCCCTGTCCCTAATTCCGGATGGCGAAACTCCCAGAGCAACTCAGCATTGCCGGGGTTACTGACATCTAGCGCGAATACCGTTCGCCCGCCAGCGCCCATGGTGCCGACCACCACGGCAGAGGGGCCATTCTCAATATTAACCTCCCGTACTGCTGGGGTGCCGTCCATAAAGTAGCGGTGGGTGTAATCTGGCCGAGTCAGCTCGCGCAGCGGAGGATTCTCGCCCTGTGTTAGCTCGGCGGGTAAATAGGCAAATAGCTCACGTCCGGTGTTTGCATTGAAACCATGCAGCATGCCGTCGTTGGCGGCCACCATTAGCAGCGGCGGGCGGTTACCAGACCCTTGCAGAAGCACCGGATTGGCGTTGATGATATCACCCAGCAGCGACTGACGCTGTCTTAGACCCGGCACAGGGTTGCCCTTTAGCCAACTCACCTCATCATTACTTAATCCGCTGGTGTTGGCGGCTAGCTCTACACCCACTCTACTACCACCTTCAGGACGTTGGGATGTTAG
Protein-coding regions in this window:
- a CDS encoding LysR family transcriptional regulator, with product MRSLRHFDLNLLLVFEALMRERHVTRAAEKLHLSQPALSHALKRLREALDDPLLVRTGNGLQPTPRALALLPVVQQALALLQAGLAPPESFTPASSTRRFTLATTDYFEEVMYPAFLSQLLTYAPEISFSIELITPDVLSDALEQRQVDMVVGLDSQSALPTGVIQTPWMDEALVCLAAADNDGVGEALTIEQFARQPHVELADISGLLPSSIENCLAQHKLSRRVISKNLNYIAAARVVSLTDAIMTLPRQMAERFITMLPVRIVVPPQELPALNMTLIQHGLYANDPAIAWLTNELTAFAKRFGR